A window of Bacillus sp. DX3.1 genomic DNA:
ATGAATCCAAAGAGCAGCGTCTTCTTTAAGTGGATTCACAACTAAATCTGCACCGAGTTCTTTTGCGAGTTCGAGTTTTTCATCAACTGTATCAACTGCAACTACATGTAGCCCCATTGCTTTGGCATACTGCACTGCCAAATGTCCTAAACCGCCAATTCCGAAAACTGCCACCCAATCACCTGGTTTTGCTTCTGACACTTTTAATGCTTTATAAGTTGTCACACCTGCACAAAATAGCGGTGCAGCTTCCACAAAATTTAGATTTCCTGGCACTTTCACAACATAATCAGCTGCAGCTATGCAATATTCCGCATAACCACCGTCTACAGAGTAGCCCGCATTATGTTGATCTAAACAGAGTGTTTCACGACCGGATAAACAATATTCACAATGACCGCATGCTGAATAGAGCCATGGAATTCCAACACGGTCACCCACTTTGAGATGTGTGACGCCCTCACCAACTTCTTGAACAATTCCAACACCTTCATGCCCCGGAATAAGAGGAAGCTTCGGTTTCACTGGCCAATCACCATGTGCGGCATGTAGATCAGTATGACAGACACCACAAGCTTGAATATGTACGAGTACCTCCCGCAATCCAGCTTTCGGTTTCGGTACATCTTTCACCTCTAATTGCTCTTTGAATTGATTCACAACAGCTGCTTTCAAATGAACTCCTCCTTTACTCGCCTTTTTGAAAAGGTTTTCATTAATATATTAATGCATATATCCTTATAAAAGAGGAGTTGATTCGGTTAATGTTTGAATTTTTTGTGAATTTTAGTAATAATTCTTTATTTGAAAAAATTTCAAATAAAAAAACCTTAGAAGAAAAATCTTCTAAGGTTTTTGAATAATTAGTTTAAGTTGTTTTTTGCAACTGTTGCTAATTCAGCGAAAGCTTTTTCGTCATGAACAGCTAAGTCAGCAAGCATCTTGCGGTTAACTTCGATACCAGCAACTTTTAAACCGTGCATTAAACGGCTGTAAGAAAGACCGTTAATACGAGCAGCTGCGTTGATACGAGTGATCCATAATTTACGGAAGTCACGTTTCTTTTGACGACGGTCACGGAATGCATATAGTAAAGATTTCATAACCTGTTGGTTAGCAACCTTAAATAATGTATTTTTAGAACCGTAGTAACCTTTTGCTAATTTTATAACTTTTTTACGACGTTTACGAGTAACCGTACCACCTTTTACTCTTGGCATAATATTACCTCCTATTTGTTCTATATATCAGCCGAACTTATTTTAAGTTGTCAAGCATTTGACGAATGCGTTTGAAGTCACCAGCGCTTACTACACCAGCTTTACGTAGTTTACGTTTAGCTTTTGTAGATTTGTTAGCGAATAAATGGCTTGTGTAAGCGTGTGAACGCTTAAGTTTACCAGATCCAGTTTTTTTGAAACGCTTTGCAGCGCCGCGATGAGTTTTTTGTTTAGGCATAGGTATTTCCTCCTCTATCTATTACTTATCGTTTTTCGGTGCTAAAACTAAGAACATACTACGTCCTTCCATTTTAGGCTTAGATTCAATTGTACTAACTTCAGCACAAGCTTCTGAGAAGCGATCTAAAACACGTTGACCGATTTCTTTATGAGTAATGGCACGTCCTTTAAAGCGAATTGACGCTTTAACCTTGTCGCCTTTCTCTAAAAACTTGATAGCATTACGAAGTTTTGTGTTAAAGTCGTGTTCATCAATTGTTGGACTTAAACGAACTTCTTTCATGCTGATTACTTTTTGATTTTTACGCTGCTCTTTTTCTTTCTTCTGTTGCTCAAAGCGGAATTTACCGTAGTCCATAATGCGGCATACTGGTGGTTTCGCTGTTGGAGCAACCAATACTAAATCAAGATTAAGATTTGCAGCTAAGTCTAAAGCGTCATTACGAGACTTAATACCAAGTTGATCACCATTCGCACCAACTAAACGTACTTCACGAGCACGAATTTGCTCGTTAATCATCATATCCTTGCTAATAGTAAGCCACCTCCAAGATTTTCTCAGAATAAGTTTGCGGATGCAGAACCCGAACAAAAAAAGTGCGGGCACACGGCACCCACACTTGTAAGATCTTTAGTAAGAAATACATTTACCTGTTAACTGCATATGCGTCAATCAGGTGAGAAGCGGGTGCTTCTACTTGTTCCACAAAACAATATTCTATTATCCTTGATGAGTTTACCATAGGACATAACGTCTGTCAAGATGACGTATTTTACTAACAACAAGAAATATTGTAACAAACAACACGAATACATGCAATAGTTTTTTATGATAAGTATAGTTTGGTTATTATTTCTAGTTTCGATAACCATACTTTCTTCTTACAAGAAGAAAGCAAAAGTCGCGGCATGCCGCGACTTTTTATTAGCGTTTTCCTTCTACTTTAATCATATCAACAAAGGCATCTAATGCGATTGTTTCTGATTTTTGTTCACCATATTTACGTACGTTTACGCCGTTTTCAGTAACTTCATTGTCACCTACTACAAGCATATACGGAATTTTTTGCATTTGTGCTTCACGGATTTTGTAACCGATTTTCTCTTCACGAGTATCCACTTCTACACGAATGCCAGCACGTTGTAATTCTTCTTGTACCTTCTTTGCATAGTCTAAATGTACTTGCGGAGAAACCGGAATCACTTGCGCTTGAACTGGCGCTAACCAAGTTGGGAATGCACCTTTGTACTCTTCAATTAAGAAGGCAACGAAACGTTCCATAGTTGATACAACACCACGGTGAATAACAACTGGACGATGAGGTTTACCATCTTCACCAACGTAAGTTAATTCAAAGCGCTCTGGAAGTAAAAAGTCTAATTGTACAGTTGAAAGTGTTTCGTCTTTTCCAAGTGCAGTACGAACTTGAACGTCAAGTTTCGGACCGTAGAATGCCGCTTCACCTTCAGCTTCATAGTACTTAAGACCCATTTCATCCATTGCTTCTTTTAACATACCTTGTGCTTTTTCCCACATTTCATCATCATCATAATACTTTTTAGTATCTTCTGGATCACGATAAGATAAGCGGAATGAATAATCTTCTAAGCCGAAATCTTTGTACACTTCTAAAGTTAAGTTTACAACACGTTTTAACTCTTCTTTAATTTGGTCTGGACGAACGAAAATGTGCGCATCATTTAAAGTCATTCCGCGTACACGTTGTAATCCAGATAGCGCTCCAGACATTTCATAACGGTGCATTGTTCCAAGCTCCGCAATACGGATCGGTAATTCACGATAGCTGTGAATATCGTTTTTATAAACCATCATATGGTGCGGGCAGTTCATCGGACGAAGTACTAATTCCTCATTATCCATTTCCATTGATGGGAACATGCCATCTCGGTAGTGATTCCAGTGACCAGAAGTTTCATAAAGCTCTCGGCTTCCTAATACTGGAGTGTATACATGGTCATATCCTAGGCTTACTTCTTTATCGACAATATAGCGCTCGATAATACGGCGGATTGTTGCACCTTTTGGTAACCAAAGTGGTAAACCTTGTCCTACTTTTTGGCTATTTGTAAATAATTTTAACTCTTTACCTAATTTACGGTGGTCACGCTCTTTCGCTTCTTCAAGCATACGTAGATGCTCATCTAATTCTGCTTTTTTCACGAATGCAGTACCGTAAATACGTTGTAACATTTTATTGTTGCTATCGCCGCGCCAGTAAGCACCTGCAACGCTTAACAATTTAAATACTTTAATCTTTCCTGTAGATGGAAGGTGAACACCACGGCAAAGGTCGAAGAATTCGCCTTGTTCGTAAATTGAAATAACTGCATCTTCTGGAAGATCATTAATCAATTCTAATTTCAGCTCATCACCGATTTCTTCGTAACGACGAAGTGCTTCTGCACGTGGTACTTCATGACGAACGATTTCAAAGTTCTCGTTCACAATTTTTTGCATTTCTTTTTCAATTTTTGGGAAGTCCTCAACTGTAATTGCTTCTTCCATATCGATATCGTAGTAGAAGCCATTTTCGATAACTGGACCAATACCAAGTTTTACATCTTTATATAAACGTTTTAACGCTTGTGCTAAAAGATGGGCTGTTGAGTGGCGTAGAATGTATAAGCCGTCCTCAGAATCTAATGTAATGATAGAAACTGCACCATCTTCTTCAATTGGTGTACGAAGATCTATCATTTCATCATTTAATTTACCAGCCACAGCTTTTTTCTTTAAGCCTGGGCTAATAGAAGCTGCGATTTCTTCAGTTGTTGTTCCTTTTGGAAACTCCTTCACAGCTCCATCAGGGAAAGTAATTTTAACTACATCTGCCATCACTGGTCACTCCTTTTTTTCTCATAATAAAAAACACTCATCCCGTAAAAAGGGACGAGTGTTGAATTCGTGGTTCCACCCTTGTTCCAATTAACAAAACTGTTAATTGCTCAAGTTCAACATAACGGTGTTGGCCGTTAGCAATTACTAGAAAAAAACGTTCACTGCTAAAGTTTAGAGGTGGTAAGTAATGAACTCGTACTAGGAAGCTCACACCCTAAGGCTTCCCTCTCTGAAAATCGTAGTAAATTACTCATGTCCTCATCGTGACATTTCAATATATTTCATTTATGTAGGTAATTATATGCTCAAAAACTTAGAAAATCAAGGGCGTTCCCTTTATTTTTAAATTTTTTCACGTTCTGTTCGAATTCATGCAGCGCATATAATTGGACTCGTTCTTGAAATACATTTTGAAGGGTAACAATCATATTATGATCTTGCTCTTTTGTATACAAATAGATCATTCCCGGTGCGATGGACAAAAGCGGCGCAATGACATTTGTATCAATGTGAACATCTTTTTGTGTTAATAATTCCTCATCTATATATCGGACCAGCTTCTCTTGTTTTAAACGTACCCCTTTTTCATTATAAAAAATAAAACTATCGTCAAAAACGAGATGAAGACAAGATAAACGTGGCTTTCGACTATTCACTTGTTGCCGAAGTACTTCCACAAACATTTGATACTCTTGTTCTAATTTATATTCATCAATTGCAACCTCTGCAAGACGATGCACCGCCTCCCTATATTTTTGCAAACGAAAGCGAATATAAGATGAAAAACAAAATGAAAGCGGATCGCCTAACCACCCTTTTAAAGAAGACATAATCTGAGATTCTACCATGTTACGTGTCAAATCATATGTGACGCCTTTTCGTTTTCCATTTAAAATGCAGTCTGCCATATGTAGAATTTGATTACGTTCTTCTTCCTCATCATAAAAAAACTTTTCTTTCAAAATCGCATACAGCCATTCATTTTGTTTTACATTTATAATAAATTGAACAAGTACTGGTATTAACACTTTCTCGATATAGTATGATTCACGTATCGGTATATGAACAATCACCATTTGTTCATATACATAGACGCTCGTTTCTTTATATACTTCTTCTGTTCGCTTAATAAGTTCTTGATATACGTGCACAGCATCATTTTTTTCTTCGAAGCAGATTTCAATCACTTTTGTCCCCCCTTTTATCCCGCTCTAACGGGCAGTAAGACTCCCACCTAAAGATTGTGAGGAAGCAACGGAGATTAGTAGGAGATAACTGCCCGTTAGAGCCCGATTCGTTCAACTAAACATCAGAGGAGAATGAAGCCTCCCCTCTAATGGAAGTTTCACTTTATATTCCTTGCTAATTTTATATATATTAAGGGAATGGATAAAAAATGATACAAGCTACTATGAATTTTCAGATTCATAGTAGCTTGTATCATTTTATTTTATAATTCAAATTATCAAGTTATATAAATATAAATTAAAAAACCGACATAAAACCCTTCTTTTTAGGCGGGAGAGAGCATCTGGCCATGCATAGAAGCGGTCAGATCCTTTTCCTGCCCAGACATAGTGAAAACAAAGAGAGAAAACGAGTGCAGGTCACCTTTTGTTATCCATAGCTGCGGCTTATATGTCAAAAAATCAAAATGGATTTATATATAAGAGGTAAAGATACAATGTACGAATATGAGTTTATCCCGCATTAACGGGCGGTAATACCCCACCTCAAAGTTCTGCAAGGAGCAAAGAAGTTAGGTGGGGGATAAACTGCCCGTAAAAGCCCGATTCGTTCAACTAATGATCAGTGGGGGATGAAGAAAACCCCCACTGATCAAAGTTTCACTTTATCAGAATCAAGTTAAAATCAGGTTTTGTGAAATCTAAACCCGAAGAGGAATATCAAGAAGTCATCAAAAAGTACACAAAAGAAGGATGGCGATTCGTACAAATCTTCGCCCCGGGAACGCAAGCATACGGAGTAGCTGAATATTTCGAACTAATCTTTAAAAGAAAACAAACACTATACCAAAAAAAGAGCAAGCTCTCAGCTTGCTCTTGATACCGAATCATCAGTGGGGGGTAAAGAAAACCCCACTGATTAAAGCTTCTCTTTACGTATGACGGCGATTTTTCCCTGTAATTGGAACAGGTTTCGCCATATATCTAATTCGCTCCATAATCCGGGCCGCTTTCATTTCTTCCTCTTCACCGCGCTGTGTATATGTTAAATGGTGCTCTAATTGTTTAAAGTCAAAATTGGATGTGAAAAACGTCGGTAAATTTTCAAGCATACGGAATTGTAAAATGGCTCCAAGCACATCATCACGTACAAAGCTTGACATCGCTTCCGCTCCAATATCATCTAACATTAAAACTGGTACATACTTCACCGCATCAATCTTCTCACTAATCGTATTATTTTGCAGAGAACTTTTAATTTCACGCAAAAATTCTGGTAAGTATACAATCATAGAACTTACCTTGCGCTGCGCCAATTCGTTCGCAATCGCTCCTAAAATAAACGTTTTCCCAACACCAAATGGTCCGTGGAAATATAATGCCTGTACTTTTTTACCTGGCTCATATACACCTAAAAATTCAGTAGCAGCACGAATAGCTTCAAAACGATCTCCATCTGATAAATCAAGCGAAGACATAGAAGCTTGCAGTATATCTTTTGGCATATATACACTTTGAATTAACTTCTCTTGTTTTTTTCTTTCCTCATAAGCCACTTTGCGAACACAACGATCGTACTGAATATCAATCATCTTTCCTTGAATAACAAGTTTCGGCTCGTATCCTTGAATTATATTTTTACAGGTCTCTAAGTTCGGACAATCTTCGCATCCCACACTTTGTCCAATGTATTCATACAATTTTACAAGGCTGCGTTCTACCATAGAAGTCGTCACTTCACCTTTATGTTCTTCTATAAACTCTTTTACACGAGGGTGTGCCATCACTTCTGCCTTTAACACTTCATATCTGTTCTTAAAATTTTCATTTTGCATCAACTTTGTAAATGTATTTTGCATACGTTCCATTCTTTCACCTCAAAGAGAGTTCATTCTCCTTTATTAATCATGCTTATACTTTTTCAATTCTTCTTCTAGTTTTTTTCGCTCTTCCTCTAACTTGCTTGGCTTTTCTTTTGGCGCTTCATTTTCTTGTGCTTGTTCTTGCGCTTGCTCCTTCAGCCAATCTGGTACCATTTCTTTCCGCACTGTTTTCTTCGATGTGCGCCCTTTTTTCTTCGTCTCTGCCCATTCTTGATATTGACGATTTTCTTCTTTCGCTAATGCCATTGCTTCTGCTACAGTACCAACCTTTTTTCTCGCCCAGTGGCCAGCAATTTTCTCAACATATGTTTTGGCTAACTTCATATCAGAACGTAACATCACATAATAAATAAGTACGTTGACAACGCCTGATGTAAGCTTTTGATTGATCATGACTTCTTCAACGATTTGTAAATCCGCTTTTGTTGCTTCTGCACCGCCTGAAATTTCTTTTAACAATTGTTTTGGCGAAATTTCTTCCAGCTGTTTAATTAACATTTCTTCTTGTGTAGAAGGCTCTTTCTCTTTCATCGTGCGTGCGGAAAGAGGCTGTGTCCGTTCACTTAGCACCGGAAGCGCTTGTCCGTTTTCAAATTGATACCAATCACGAGCTCCTTTTCGCAGTCGCTCCATATCAATCGTTTGCCCTTCTGTCATTGCACCAAGTACAATATTTTGCATCGACATAGAATCGACACCATACACATAAGAAAGCGTAATTACACATTCACGAACTTGGTCCGTAATCGCTTTGCGCGGTACAAGAGCCGATAGCCCTTCTGCAAATAGAGAAAAGTCAAAGAAATCATTCCAAAGTTTCGGTGCGGCCCCTTCTTCATTTCCAGGCATAACTGTTGCATTCGGAATACGAAGCTCTTCTTGTGCATGTTCAAATTGTCCTGGATTAAAAGAACCAAATACATCATTAAAGGAATGTGTAACATTTTCATAGGAAGCAAAATCAAATTCTTCTTCTAAAAAATATCGCTTTACTTGATTGTATTTCTTACGACTCAAGCGGTTATATAAAAAGATGCTCATAACAATATCATCAAAAAATTGTTTGGGTGATAACGGTGGCTGCAATTCATATATAAACATTCGAATATCTTTTTCTTTTTTAATATACACGTTTAAAAGTCCAATTGCTTCTAACTTCACCCGTTCTTCATACACTTCAGGAAGCTGCATTTGCATCGTCACCATAAGAGAGTGATGCGTATTCTCTTTTCCAAATACACGATCCTGTTCAAGCTCTCCCCAGAGCGTCATGTATAAGCTAAAAGATTTGCTACCTATTAACGGTTGGTATAACATCGTTAATACTTTTCGATCATAACTATGCAGCAATCCTTTTGTACTTACTCTATAACGGTCAATTGGCAATAGCTCCATCCATGACTGTTTTTCCATCCTTACAATTCCTTTCTTTCTTCCATTCTATCCAGTTCCCCATCCGGGTCTATTTTTCATTGTGAAGGATCTATACATCACATTCAACTTATAACCCATTAGTGAAAAAGAGCTAATAGCTTACGCTTCTAGCTCTTTTTCACCGCTATTCGCGAGCAGTAATCCCCCCACCTCAAAGTTCTGCAAGAAGAAAAGAAGTTAGGTGGGGGATGAAGCTCTCCACTGATCAAAGTTTCACTTTATTTTCGCTCTTTTTGCAATATATCTTTTAATTCTTCAATAAATACATTTAAATCTTTAAATTGTCGATACACTGAAGCAAAACGTACATAAGCAACATCATCAATAGTACGAAGTGCTTCCATTACCATTTCACCAATCATATCGCTTTGCACTTCTGACATCCCTAAGTTTCTCAGTTCAC
This region includes:
- the adhP gene encoding alcohol dehydrogenase AdhP, which codes for MKAAVVNQFKEQLEVKDVPKPKAGLREVLVHIQACGVCHTDLHAAHGDWPVKPKLPLIPGHEGVGIVQEVGEGVTHLKVGDRVGIPWLYSACGHCEYCLSGRETLCLDQHNAGYSVDGGYAEYCIAAADYVVKVPGNLNFVEAAPLFCAGVTTYKALKVSEAKPGDWVAVFGIGGLGHLAVQYAKAMGLHVVAVDTVDEKLELAKELGADLVVNPLKEDAALWIHEKVNGVHASICTAVSKPAFDQAYRAVRRGGSCVAVGLPPEMMEVPIFDTVLNAVKIVGSIVGTRKDLQEALQFAEEGKVKAIIETRHLHEINDIFAEMEEGKINGRVVLDMTK
- the rplT gene encoding 50S ribosomal protein L20; translated protein: MPRVKGGTVTRKRRKKVIKLAKGYYGSKNTLFKVANQQVMKSLLYAFRDRRQKKRDFRKLWITRINAAARINGLSYSRLMHGLKVAGIEVNRKMLADLAVHDEKAFAELATVAKNNLN
- the rpmI gene encoding 50S ribosomal protein L35, coding for MPKQKTHRGAAKRFKKTGSGKLKRSHAYTSHLFANKSTKAKRKLRKAGVVSAGDFKRIRQMLDNLK
- the infC gene encoding translation initiation factor IF-3, giving the protein MMINEQIRAREVRLVGANGDQLGIKSRNDALDLAANLNLDLVLVAPTAKPPVCRIMDYGKFRFEQQKKEKEQRKNQKVISMKEVRLSPTIDEHDFNTKLRNAIKFLEKGDKVKASIRFKGRAITHKEIGQRVLDRFSEACAEVSTIESKPKMEGRSMFLVLAPKNDK
- the thrS gene encoding threonine--tRNA ligase codes for the protein MADVVKITFPDGAVKEFPKGTTTEEIAASISPGLKKKAVAGKLNDEMIDLRTPIEEDGAVSIITLDSEDGLYILRHSTAHLLAQALKRLYKDVKLGIGPVIENGFYYDIDMEEAITVEDFPKIEKEMQKIVNENFEIVRHEVPRAEALRRYEEIGDELKLELINDLPEDAVISIYEQGEFFDLCRGVHLPSTGKIKVFKLLSVAGAYWRGDSNNKMLQRIYGTAFVKKAELDEHLRMLEEAKERDHRKLGKELKLFTNSQKVGQGLPLWLPKGATIRRIIERYIVDKEVSLGYDHVYTPVLGSRELYETSGHWNHYRDGMFPSMEMDNEELVLRPMNCPHHMMVYKNDIHSYRELPIRIAELGTMHRYEMSGALSGLQRVRGMTLNDAHIFVRPDQIKEELKRVVNLTLEVYKDFGLEDYSFRLSYRDPEDTKKYYDDDEMWEKAQGMLKEAMDEMGLKYYEAEGEAAFYGPKLDVQVRTALGKDETLSTVQLDFLLPERFELTYVGEDGKPHRPVVIHRGVVSTMERFVAFLIEEYKGAFPTWLAPVQAQVIPVSPQVHLDYAKKVQEELQRAGIRVEVDTREEKIGYKIREAQMQKIPYMLVVGDNEVTENGVNVRKYGEQKSETIALDAFVDMIKVEGKR
- the ytxC gene encoding putative sporulation protein YtxC, whose protein sequence is MIEICFEEKNDAVHVYQELIKRTEEVYKETSVYVYEQMVIVHIPIRESYYIEKVLIPVLVQFIINVKQNEWLYAILKEKFFYDEEEERNQILHMADCILNGKRKGVTYDLTRNMVESQIMSSLKGWLGDPLSFCFSSYIRFRLQKYREAVHRLAEVAIDEYKLEQEYQMFVEVLRQQVNSRKPRLSCLHLVFDDSFIFYNEKGVRLKQEKLVRYIDEELLTQKDVHIDTNVIAPLLSIAPGMIYLYTKEQDHNMIVTLQNVFQERVQLYALHEFEQNVKKFKNKGNALDFLSF
- a CDS encoding DUF4177 domain-containing protein, which produces MRIKLKSGFVKSKPEEEYQEVIKKYTKEGWRFVQIFAPGTQAYGVAEYFELIFKRKQTLYQKKSKLSACS
- the dnaI gene encoding primosomal protein DnaI, producing MERMQNTFTKLMQNENFKNRYEVLKAEVMAHPRVKEFIEEHKGEVTTSMVERSLVKLYEYIGQSVGCEDCPNLETCKNIIQGYEPKLVIQGKMIDIQYDRCVRKVAYEERKKQEKLIQSVYMPKDILQASMSSLDLSDGDRFEAIRAATEFLGVYEPGKKVQALYFHGPFGVGKTFILGAIANELAQRKVSSMIVYLPEFLREIKSSLQNNTISEKIDAVKYVPVLMLDDIGAEAMSSFVRDDVLGAILQFRMLENLPTFFTSNFDFKQLEHHLTYTQRGEEEEMKAARIMERIRYMAKPVPITGKNRRHT
- a CDS encoding DnaD domain protein, which translates into the protein MEKQSWMELLPIDRYRVSTKGLLHSYDRKVLTMLYQPLIGSKSFSLYMTLWGELEQDRVFGKENTHHSLMVTMQMQLPEVYEERVKLEAIGLLNVYIKKEKDIRMFIYELQPPLSPKQFFDDIVMSIFLYNRLSRKKYNQVKRYFLEEEFDFASYENVTHSFNDVFGSFNPGQFEHAQEELRIPNATVMPGNEEGAAPKLWNDFFDFSLFAEGLSALVPRKAITDQVRECVITLSYVYGVDSMSMQNIVLGAMTEGQTIDMERLRKGARDWYQFENGQALPVLSERTQPLSARTMKEKEPSTQEEMLIKQLEEISPKQLLKEISGGAEATKADLQIVEEVMINQKLTSGVVNVLIYYVMLRSDMKLAKTYVEKIAGHWARKKVGTVAEAMALAKEENRQYQEWAETKKKGRTSKKTVRKEMVPDWLKEQAQEQAQENEAPKEKPSKLEEERKKLEEELKKYKHD